In Devosia sp. XK-2, one DNA window encodes the following:
- a CDS encoding alpha-glucosidase family protein, with translation MSDWWRGGVIYQVYPRSFQDSNGDGIGDLPGIIDRLDHIAGLGVDCIWLSPITQSPQADMGYDVSDYVEVDPLFGSLQDFDLLIERAHALGLKVIMDQVVSHTSDQHPWFRESCLSKDNAKADWYVWADARPDGSPPNNWLSVFGGSAWEWHTARKQYYLHNFLTSQPDLNYHNPAVQDAVLEVMRFWLERGLDGFRLDTVNYYFHDAKLRSNPPLKSLKGQPATNPYDMQSHKFSKSQPENVGWLRKVRKLLDQYPGATTVGEVGDDERGLELMKQYTSGTDLLHQCYSFDFLGPKFTAKHFRSKVEAFFAGGETGWPCWSFSNHDVIRHVTRWAPHSVNPADLSRQAAALALTLKGSVGLYQGEELGLPEADILYEELTDPRGMRFWPEDKGRDGCRTPMPWQHHLAHAGFTSGTPWLPVKHAQSALSVDLQDKDPHSTLNYYRAILAWRKSHPALVTGDIRFFKCDEPVLAFSRSAGNKDLICVFNLSAQDRVVKLSKVELTLEPVSHNARLDGASLKLGPNGFAILPAPAGEGKVSFKAR, from the coding sequence ATGAGTGATTGGTGGCGCGGCGGAGTGATCTATCAGGTTTATCCGCGCTCGTTTCAGGACAGCAATGGCGACGGGATAGGGGACCTGCCCGGCATTATCGACCGGCTCGATCACATTGCCGGCCTTGGCGTGGACTGTATCTGGCTTTCGCCCATCACCCAGTCGCCCCAGGCCGATATGGGCTATGACGTCTCCGACTATGTCGAGGTCGATCCGCTTTTCGGCTCTTTGCAGGACTTTGATCTCCTGATCGAGCGCGCCCATGCCCTGGGCCTCAAGGTCATTATGGACCAGGTCGTCAGCCACACCTCCGACCAGCATCCCTGGTTCCGCGAATCCTGCCTGTCAAAGGACAATGCCAAGGCCGATTGGTATGTCTGGGCCGATGCCAGGCCAGACGGCTCCCCGCCCAATAACTGGCTCTCGGTCTTTGGCGGCTCGGCTTGGGAATGGCATACTGCGCGCAAGCAATATTACCTGCACAATTTCCTGACCTCACAGCCGGATCTCAATTACCACAATCCCGCCGTTCAGGATGCGGTGCTCGAAGTCATGCGCTTCTGGCTCGAGCGCGGGCTCGATGGCTTCCGGCTCGACACGGTCAATTACTATTTCCACGACGCCAAACTGCGCTCCAATCCGCCGCTCAAATCCTTGAAGGGCCAGCCGGCGACCAATCCCTATGACATGCAGAGCCACAAATTCTCCAAGAGCCAGCCGGAAAATGTCGGCTGGCTGAGAAAGGTGCGCAAGCTTCTCGACCAATATCCCGGTGCCACCACCGTGGGCGAAGTCGGCGACGACGAGCGTGGCCTGGAATTGATGAAGCAATATACCTCCGGCACCGACCTGCTGCACCAATGCTATTCTTTTGATTTTCTGGGCCCCAAATTCACCGCCAAGCACTTCCGCTCCAAGGTGGAGGCCTTCTTTGCCGGCGGGGAGACCGGCTGGCCCTGTTGGAGTTTCTCCAACCACGACGTCATTCGCCATGTGACGCGCTGGGCGCCGCATAGCGTCAATCCGGCCGATCTCTCCCGCCAGGCCGCGGCGCTGGCCCTCACGCTCAAAGGCTCGGTGGGTCTCTATCAGGGTGAGGAGCTGGGCCTGCCCGAGGCCGATATTCTCTACGAGGAGTTGACCGATCCGCGCGGCATGCGCTTCTGGCCCGAGGATAAGGGACGCGACGGCTGCCGCACGCCCATGCCCTGGCAGCATCACCTGGCTCATGCCGGCTTCACCAGCGGCACGCCCTGGTTGCCCGTCAAGCATGCCCAGTCCGCTCTCAGCGTCGACCTGCAGGACAAGGATCCGCATTCAACGCTGAATTACTACCGCGCCATTCTGGCCTGGCGCAAAAGCCATCCCGCCCTGGTCACCGGAGATATCCGTTTCTTCAAATGCGACGAGCCGGTCCTCGCCTTCTCGCGCTCCGCCGGAAACAAGGACCTGATCTGCGTGTTCAATTTGTCGGCCCAAGACCGCGTCGTGAAGCTCTCCAAGGTCGAGTTGACGCTGGAGCCTGTCAGCCACAATGCCCGATTGGATGGTGCCAGTCTCAAGCTCGGCCCCAATGGCTTCGCCATTCTCCCCGCCCCGGCTGGAGAGGGCAAAGTCAGCTTCAAGGCCCGCTAA